TTCAATGTTGCATTCGTACTTCTATTTAATATGTGAGAAATTGTGGTTCGTGATTCTGCTAGTCGGCAGTTGTTAAAATTTACCGAATTTTATACCAAcataatataaaaaatttgcttGCGTTACCATAGATTTCAGCGAGTGCTGCATTGGCACATTGATTTATTTCCCCTTTCGAATGCAGTTCCCCTAAACTGctattcaagaaaaattacGTGATAATTCAAAGGTAGTAAAGGCAATCAGTATAATGATTTTTACAAAATCAAAAGTACGTTTTATCGGCAACCAAATGAAAACTAGAAAGTGTTTGAAAGACGGATAATAAGAAATGTTGAATATGGCATGGCGGAACATAGAAGTATCATGTGCACTAAGGTACTGATTTAAGAAAATTTACTATTTCCGGAAGTTGGGTCCATGAATTGGAAATAGTGAGACCCGTTTTCGGCAGCCAATTTTCTCTGCGACATCGACAATTTGTTTGAGTTTCCTAACAAAGTCGCAAAGGGTTTCTTGCCGGCCAGGGAATGCCGGACAGGCGCCGCCTTCATCTCTTGCGGATGCAGAGCAGCAACAGGCGCCGTTTTACTATAAGGAGGCCTGACGGGTGTTGCGTTCATCTCGTGCGAACGTGGGTTGATTTTCACCGGCGAAGGTTCAACTACTGAAATATCATTTTCAGATAGAAGGGAATTGCCCTCGTCTTCCGATACGTAAACTACTTGCGGCGATGAGACGGCCACAGCGGCGGCAGCACTAGATCTGTCAAAATACGGCGAGGAAACGACCATGGCAGTAGACGATTGAGATTCTTGCTGCGTAGATAGAATCAATTGCTGCTGGCTGGCAATTAAAGAAGCAGCATCTTCGGCCACAAAATTATCCGCAAATTCTTTTAGCGAATTTAACATGGGTGGGAAACAATTAAAGTGGCGAATAGAAGAGCGGACCCATTTGGACAACTGGTTGACGTATCGCGGCGTTTTTGCAAAACGGTCATCCACAAGTAGAATGGCTCCCCAATCGGCTTTGTGCCTGATGCACCGACCAAGTGCTTGATTCAATGCCCTATTTgattggggaaaaaaaaaaacacaaaaatgaacTAGATTCATGTTAGAATAATAGACGTGCTCAATGGAAGGCATTAAAAGTTGCATTTCAAAGTTGAAAACCGATTTCCAGAACGAACCTGAAGGCTTGAATCTCATACCACTCACTTCCGTTGAGCAAAGGAGTAGTGGCCGATAATTTGTCATTGTACTGCCGTTTAAGTTCGACTTGAGTGTCTTTGAAATTAGGAAAGGGAATGCCAACACAGACGACAGCTCGTGCGTTATTGTCGGTAAAGTCCAACCCTTCGCTGACTTTCCCTCGACACACGGCCAGCATCACGGCCCCGCTGGGAAagtcacttttctttttcccggGACTTTCATCGGACAACTCGCACGAGCCGTTCAAATTGCAGCTCAAGGCACTAGGATAGACATTTTCATTAGAAATCGAGCTGAAACAGCGACCAGCTAAGCTTTTTTACTTTTCGCTGTCTTCGATGGCCGAATAGAAACTCTTCAACGTTTCTTCGAAATCGCGCGAATCTCGAGACTCGCACACAATCGTTTTCAAGGTGGACAAATGTTGCCACAGACCAGTGTCCTGCCACCGGGCGACGAGCTTTTCCAACAGGCTGTAAGAGGGCAGGAAACACAAGACACCGTGCGGAATCGTCTGGCAAACGGACAATAACAACCGGCCCAGTTCATCCTTGGCAGCAATACCATTTGAGAAAgattacaaaaaaatcaaatcaaatcaaatcaaatcaaatcaaataatagtgtcggtttgttttgttgtggCGCTGTCTGAAAAGAGTACATACCTGATATTCGAAAGTGCCAGTAACCTTGAAGGTTCCGTTGAGCAGACTGTTTTTAGGTCCTTGCGAGATGGTGCCAATCCAGACCCGTTGGGCCGGAATGACATGATTGGCCTCCAGAGTCAGTTTGAAATCGATATCGAGTTCAGACTGATACGAAGCCATGGGTGACAGCGTACCTGACGTGACGATGATGGAGCGCGTACTCTCCTTGATTTCGTGCATCACGACGGCCGAATTGAGACACCACAAATTGAGGGCGTACGTCCATTGCGACGCGATGTTGGCTTTGCTGTCAGATCCATTGtcaaaatcaaagaaaacgTGGAATCATCGTATCGGGGTGGGGAGGGGAAAGGAACTGGCAACTGACCCAAAAAATGATGACCCTGctccttttttctgtttcctcTCAACAGTACGGACGACGACAGCTCGGTAGTCGTCACGGCGGACGTGATTGCCACTCAACATCAAATCGACAATCATGAGAAATCCTTCGAGCAGAGCCTGAGTGACGGCCGACAACTGCGGCTCTTCATTCTCCTCCTTGTCGTTGTAGTCCGACTCGAGTTGTTCGCTGAAGATGTAGTCGATGATCTTTTTCAGTTCGGCCAACGGTTCCGGACCGTAACCATCGACACTCAAATTGGCTACAAATTCCGTGCCCGTCATGACGTGAACTTCGCGGTCAAAGCCGACGCTCTTCATCTTCGGTGCGTGTTTGCCGATCCATTGCATCATGTACGAGCAGAATTGGGCCAGCTGATCGATTTCTCTTTCCATTGTTGGGTGCCGGTTGCCAATCTGAACGACACCGAGAATTTACATTACAATTGAGAACGCCATGTTtgtgtttctctctctctctctcttgatCTCGTCATACTTTTTCGCAGTCATTGAGGGCCAAATGAAAATCCTCTTGCGACCAAGAACCGCCTGCCGATTCGCGGGCACAATCTTCGATATTATGCGCTTCATCGAGGATGATGACATTCTTATCAATAGGGATCTTCATTGACCGACGCACCCTCGGATCAATCAGGTAATTGTAAGGGCTAAACACGATCTGCGCTTGCTCCGCTAAATCGCGCGAACCGTAGTACGGACAAACGCGAATTCGTCGACCTAAACTAACCAGATCTTCGatatcctttttgttttggtttttttttttttcaatgcaaTAAAAAGTATGAgatattttggttttttttctacaacgagaaagaatgttttttttttcttacccaGCCTTTGTCCAAGCCATAACTGCGAATTTGTCCTTGCGTTTTGAGCTTTTCTTTGCCTTGCCAACGATAGGAACATCCACCCTGTTTaataaattatcaaaaaaaaaaaaataaaaagacgcggataataaaagaaattgataaaatataagaaacgaaggagggaaaaaaagaacaagtacaagaagaagaagaaaaaaaaaaaaaaaaactcattaaAGTTCCGGTGAATAGTAGTCAACTTGTCTGGAATGTCTTTTGTAGGAACGTGATAGAAAAACCGAAAACTCGACTAGTTTCCTATCGCCCTGCTCAATGAACAACATCTACACGAAAAACTGTCAAAAAAACGGGATTTGTTTGagtttaacacacacacacacacacacacgcacaaaagagagagaatggTCATTTTGtcatgaaagaaaacaagaaaaaataaaaacaaatcaaattctTGTGGAGAAATGAACGGCTCGTTGAAAAGATACGGAGGAACCGTCATTGTAGAAAGAAAGACGGCGGACAAACTGTTCGACTCGCATTACAAAGGACTAGGCAAAGCAAATAAACGGTGAATGAAAATGTCGAAATAAGTTGTAAGAACGACACCCCTTTTGCCATCATTACTGGTTGGATAACGGATTAAAAGATAGGATTCATTACCAGACCGCCTTCAAAGAGGCAAACAGCCAAccagcttcttttttttttctttctttctttctatttctattttttaaatgggaaATGAAGAGGAAACCAATCCCTGctttttgaagaagaagaaaagaaaaagaaaaagaataggAATGAATGggagaaaagaaggaaatacTAGAAATGAAATGATGAAGCACAAGTAAGAATTTGATCTTGAAAACGTGTATCGTGTCTCATCGTCTTGAATAACCGGATGGTTTCCTAGCTCCTCCTTCTTACCGTCTTCTAATGACAGACAATTAAAACTTGAAACccatatttcttttcctttttcctatTTCCAAACCCCTTACGTCTGCCCTGTGTTGTGTGATCTCATTCGAACGAATTCGATGCTCCTACGATTAGATTGCAGCAGCAAAGAGGCGAATGAAAAAATCGCCAAAAGTCATGGAGAAACGAGGTGATTAGACCTACGAATGAAATCATCATTTCCAAACACGGAGACCCGCGTTAAGTTTCCATTTGGGCTGGAACGGGCTTGAAAACGAGACAAGGTTCGACGAGTATAATcaatgaaatcaaatgaaatacCTTTTGCTGCGGATCCTGTCGGGCCAACCGGCGGTCATTTAACGTTTTGCAACCTTCGTTTTTGTTGGCGGAACGCGACACCTGAGGGTGGATGCAAGTGTGATCCCGACTGGCCAACACGCCCATCCTAATTGATTATCATTTCCCGTCgaagtcatttttttttttaacaaacaaacaaacaaacaaaaaaaaaacatgaaagtttaaatgaaaaataaataatggcTCGCATGGCTGTCGAGTAAGGAGTGGGTGGGGGGTTGGGAGGCATCGTGTGACTCACGGCGTATTGCAGTAGACGGTGCGGCGAAATTCTTTGACCACTTGAGTGATTTGCTTGTGCGTCCGCGTTCCGAAAAAAATCTTGGGAATCCTGGAATGGATGCGCAAGAGTAAACAGAGCTACCGAGTTTCAACGACGCGTCTCGCCATACgcagacaaaaaacaaagaatcgCATGCGATTATCTCCATGCGTCGACCCTGACAAAGCTGCGCTACTGTTCCAATGCTGTACCTTTGCTTGCGTTGAATGAACGCTTGTTCGGCAGGTGACTCGACCTGTCCATCCGTCGACAACGTTACTCTCTCCTTCTTCACGTCCTCCATTTTGACTGCCGTTCCAGCTGCTGGCCGAATGGCCGCCCTTCCTGGCGGCGATTTCGACATCTGATGTTTGACGTTTGTTGTCGTCGAAGACGcgaaatcaaatcaaagacAAAATCAGAtaatcgtttgtttgttttgtttgtttttcgaatCTCATCTGACACGATTTCAGTTTACCTTGGTTCTTTTCTTGGTCGGCATTTTGAAATCGTCATCGCTGTTGTCATCAGAATAAAAGGCCGACATGTCGCTGACCGATTCCTCCTTCACATTCGAGTTGTCTGCCAAATAAACCGACTCGCTCTTGATGGGCTCTCGAGTGTTCCAGTTTGCCGACGACGGTAAGCCCAGTTGAGTCTCGGTGGCATCTGCAAAaccccacaaaaaaacaatgacaAAATAAATCACTAGCCCCATGTATCCTGTTTCGGACGGTGGAATGCGTCACTTAAAACATCATTTTGAAACCATTATCCGGCAACGTACGACGAAAGGCAGATTGCGCTAGACTCGATCGACATTGACATCAAGTTTGATAGCGTTTCCCTTCAGCGAGTCTAGAGTGAACGCCGGACGGTAAGGGGGAGGGCAGAAATGGGAAAACCGGAATAAGAGGGAAATCCGGATAGTATAGCATCGGATGATGAGATAGAGGATCGTTGCTACTTATTTTCTATATACGAACGTATCTCGTTATATTGTATTATACACTATACATATTTTTTGggggaaataataataataaaatattaaaaaaaaaagggggggggggagtagGATGAGGAGTCCATCGGTAACAAGCTCAGCGCGATTAAGGGGCGGGTGGTGGATATATACATGCACGAATAGCAAGGCTTCTTTTGTGTACCTATACAGTTGTCCGGGTCGGTCACCATGGAGATTTAACTGGACAACCTTACGCTGGCCCTCGTCAAAACTTTCGTTCCCTTCTTTTAACACAAGAATTTAAGTTTAAACATGGGCACtttatttgaattaaaaatgaatcaaGGACGAGAATGTTTCGACTCTCGTGGGAAATCATCAACGCCCCAACGCCATCTGTGTCGATCGAGTGTGTAATCGACGTCGCGGAGCGTCGTGAAATCCTTGCCTATGCGTTATTGCTCACTCTGGAGATTTGTAACATcattttggggggggggagggataCACGCTGACATAGAGGTAGTGGGGTACAAGccgtcagaaaaaaaaaaatggacggcCATTCCTAATTGGCAGACGATGTAGAAAAAACCTTTCCCCCAccccatcttcttcttcttcgtgtcTTCCCTTGATAAGCCAATTGAGTCGAGAAGATCAAAGCAGCGTTGCATAAAGTATAGATGATGCGCTAGCTTATAGAAACCAACCAGATATGACGAAGGCGGCTAGCATCAGCAGTTTACAAGAGTCTctcatctttcttctttgcctGAATTCGAGTTTTGCAGACAAAGTGACTACgaaaaaaatgtgataaaaaaagaaagaaagaaagaaaaaagagagaccGAAAATCACGAACCTACTTGACTATGCGAGCCTCTTACACGGGTAGCGCACACTCAAACATAACTCGTGGTCGTTACATGAAGTGTAGTGCGACTTGAAAtcattcaaacaaaaacaaaaaaatattttgaaacaTTTCGAGTTATGTCTTGTAAGCCACTACTAGTACGCGCTGTCATTTCATTCGATAGGAGAGAGAAGCGCATACGAACGATTCGGATGTCATTCGACAAGGCTCCTGGACATTTTCCTATTTCTCTGTAACGAAACACgagagaaaaatgtgttttttttttctttctttctttcaataaaaacgtaaaattcaaaaagcaaaaaacaaacaaacgagaGGGACATCAATAGATTAAAGTATATAAAAAAGGAAGGAGGTGGAGGGTTGCAACGGTCGGCTATTGGCCAGTCGGTTGGATGGGGCAGCGCACAGGAAGGAAAGCAACAACAATACGACGAACACGGGGAGTAGTAGAAGGGGGCAGAATCTACAGAAAATAaccgaaaataaaagaagctCCTCTCGAGTATTGAGCACTGAAAAGCGGAACGCAACGGAGagggggagaaagaaaaagagggcgTGGAATCTGCTCTTGGCCGAACCTCCCTCCCTAGCCCATCAGCCATGCCGTGCCAACCAATTGGCGCGCGTTCTGAGGGTGACAGCTGCtgccgccgccaccgccgccgctcCTGCACAGATCCTTTACGTAACTCACGGGGGCTCCTTACTGCTGATGCTGCAAATGTCATTGCACCCGCTGCTGCGACACAAAAGCCGACACAAACCCACTCCATTCCACTTCACTCCCCTCTTCTGCCTCTCCCCCACCTCTTTGCCGTATCGCTCACCCTTTTTGATATTGCGACGCTGCTGATGCACGAAAATTCAATTTCGCCCGCCATCGTCATCCGTTCGCCttgaaaacgaaagaagaagaagaagaagaagaaaatggaattggCACCCAATCTATTCGAGGAATGaacaagttttttcttttttcttttttcttttcttcaagaAATGGCTACCGGAAAATGTTTGCGCACATTTCCTTGGAACAGCAACAGCCAGCGGGAATGGCGGGGCTCACGACACAGTCCCCTTTCAATATTCCGAATGGCATTTTCAAAACTGTTGTATTATTGTATACATTTGATatcgtcttttgtttgttgtcaGACTGTTGTTgaggacacacacacacacacacaaaaaaagaaggcgGATTAACTATGTATTTCAACGTCGTGTAAGTGAGCCTCTCTTCCTTGCTCACGACCACACCCAATGAGCAACGCCCCATTTtgtattttcaaaaaaatacgCGCTCCTCAATGTCTATatacaagttttaaaaaattgaataaaacgagttttttgttttgtttggtccCCTTATAAAATGCAGAGCTTCGGCGGGGACTATCCAATGTGATATAAATATCGTCATTACAATCAAGCCGCGTACATAATGGGAGGAGAAAGGGCCAATATTATATAGACGGAAATTACGGGTTCGAATGGCAAAAAGAGGGATCTGAAATACccaaagccaaaaaaaaaaaaacgaaaaaaaaaaaaagtgagacGGGCGGCCCACATAAGATGCCGACAAGCGTAtcaaatataatatatattttttttttcactgagaagagagagagaaagaaaaaaaaaatgacaaacgCCGCCGCGGATGTGCAGGATATTACCGAATGCGCTACACAACGATCAGTTGTCTCAGCTACATGACCGACATCATAAtctgaattttaaaaaataataatacactTTGACGGTCCATTTTCctcattaaaaacaaaaatgtgaccacattttcttcttctcgttcgaatgggggggaaaaaaaaagggaaaaagattAGTAAATAATCATCGACAATAACAAATGGACGCTCATTAAGTTATCGATTCCAAGAAGGATGGAACGAGAAATGGGGAAAAACGAGACGCAATGAGCGTCATAACGAGTGTAACTGGCCGTTTTGGCCACCAGTCGGGCAAAAATAATCAAGTGCCGAGATCGTGAATTTCTTTCTTGACAACGTCATCGTTCTagcgtctctctctctctctcgttcaCGCGGTTATCTCACACGATTGgcttttattcttattcttattattttttttttattattattattgtgaGTGAATTCTTTTGATAACCTCGATACACGCAGCCACTGTCGAAACgtgtttttttcgattttcaaaTGGTGGAAAACTGGATTTCGAAATGGAATAGAAATGTCATCGGGGAAAGCCGAAATGAATGAGGCAAGGCATTAGATAAGCGCACATACAAACACACGAACACACGAATGTCATCCCTTTCGTACGTATAtgacaaagaagaaaactggCGAGCTACACGACTCCGTTGGCCAACGTCAAAGGCCAATGAAATCGAGTTGAGACTGAAATTTCATCAACTCGCCGTACCCGATACGCGCGGCTGTTACAGTTTCGGTTTCTATAATCTATACCTGTTGATGAACGGtaaaccccctcccccccacccaaaaaaaaaccaaaaaaaaacaaggggaTATTCGGTTAGATGTTAAGGTTACGTTTGAAATGTTATATCTTGTGTAAAACATAGGCCTCTTGATGTGAAGATCCATGACTCGAGAGCGCCTTCCAAAATGACGCAAACCGAATTTTGTGCCGCAACTCTTGGAGCTTTTAGCCGAGTTTGGATTACACCAAACGTCTCccgtttctctctctctcttgatCTTGAATCTTCCAGTTCTATCTCTGCTTCCCTCCTCCGTTACCCCGCTCTATAGAGCCCCGCCGATATATTAAACGAGAGGGATGGAATCGAATTAAGAAATTATGCAGAGAAAATCGTGCGCCCGGCGACAGATGGAAAGCGATGCTCAGCAGCACCGTGTATAACTGTATATTATGATTTATTCATATAGACCTCCCAGCATCTACAGCGACACGGCATTGACGTAGTTTTACATATTCAACTAGAGAAGGGCAGCACACGAATCTACGCCGGGACAGatttatttatcatttttttaatgaaaataaGTCTGAAACCGAATGCGGCCTCCAACGATCCATTTTCCTCGGATAACAATGTAGAACACGAaacttcatttttaaaaaggcaaGGGCTGAATTTTCATGGCGTGCACATGATTCcttgccctttttttattttatttttttaaatgtcggCCTTCATTTTGAATCAATTAATTAAGACatttgaaatataaaaaaaaaagtcgccATTGAACTGATGAAGCGCAGATTTCAACAGTTCGTTGTGTTCATCACGAATAATAGAAATAAAGTTTGTAGGGCGCAAAGTTGGCAAACAAAAAGGTAACCagagttgttttgtttttcgtttgattctATTTTTCAAAACACCACGCGTGTAGACACAAGGTACACACCAATCGATGTGATGATTTATGAACGTGAGACGAAAAGATCAGCGGACGAAAACAAGTTGAATTGGACCGTAAAATGTCAGCTGCTTCGTATGGATTGCAATCCGCGGTCGATACACACAAACGCACAGGCTATATCAATCATGAACTATGTAATCAT
The DNA window shown above is from Daphnia magna isolate NIES linkage group LG9, ASM2063170v1.1, whole genome shotgun sequence and carries:
- the LOC116931252 gene encoding Fanconi anemia group J protein isoform X2; translated protein: MSRAERVSALVGRRSSGLDSSPRHHLRLRDYMATTVGPDGRPHYVYTISGVRVEFPAKAYPSQIAMMDKVIRGLQRGQHCLLESPTGSGKTLALLCASLAWQRAEAENVRKFNEAVEASARANLKSVPIQSADATETQLGLPSSANWNTREPIKSESVYLADNSNVKEESVSDMSAFYSDDNSDDDFKMPTKKRTKMSKSPPGRAAIRPAAGTAVKMEDVKKERVTLSTDGQVESPAEQAFIQRKQRIPKIFFGTRTHKQITQVVKEFRRTVYCNTPMGVLASRDHTCIHPQVSRSANKNEGCKTLNDRRLARQDPQQKGGCSYRWQGKEKLKTQGQIRSYGLDKGWDIEDLVSLGRRIRVCPYYGSRDLAEQAQIVFSPYNYLIDPRVRRSMKIPIDKNVIILDEAHNIEDCARESAGGSWSQEDFHLALNDCEKIGNRHPTMEREIDQLAQFCSYMMQWIGKHAPKMKSVGFDREVHVMTGTEFVANLSVDGYGPEPLAELKKIIDYIFSEQLESDYNDKEENEEPQLSAVTQALLEGFLMIVDLMLSGNHVRRDDYRAVVVRTVERKQKKGAGSSFFGKANIASQWTYALNLWCLNSAVVMHEIKESTRSIIVTSGTLSPMASYQSELDIDFKLTLEANHVIPAQRVWIGTISQGPKNSLLNGTFKVTGTFEYQDELGRLLLSVCQTIPHGVLCFLPSYSLLEKLVARWQDTGLWQHLSTLKTIVCESRDSRDFEETLKSFYSAIEDSENALSCNLNGSCELSDESPGKKKSDFPSGAVMLAVCRGKVSEGLDFTDNNARAVVCVGIPFPNFKDTQVELKRQYNDKLSATTPLLNGSEWYEIQAFRALNQALGRCIRHKADWGAILLVDDRFAKTPRYVNQLSKWVRSSIRHFNCFPPMLNSLKEFADNFVAEDAASLIASQQQLILSTQQESQSSTAMVVSSPYFDRSSAAAAVAVSSPQVVYVSEDEGNSLLSENDISVVEPSPVKINPRSHEMNATPVRPPYSKTAPVAALHPQEMKAAPVRHSLAGKKPFATLLGNSNKLSMSQRKLAAENGSHYFQFMDPTSGNSKFS
- the LOC116931252 gene encoding Fanconi anemia group J protein isoform X1, with the translated sequence MEISVVKKKILQINPSYERAKREQTKIPIPLSFSRHFLLSDPVPSPRCFSSVFSFFVLEVILLKLSNANQQTSSKMATTVGPDGRPHYVYTISGVRVEFPAKAYPSQIAMMDKVIRGLQRGQHCLLESPTGSGKTLALLCASLAWQRAEAENVRKFNEAVEASARANLKSVPIQSADATETQLGLPSSANWNTREPIKSESVYLADNSNVKEESVSDMSAFYSDDNSDDDFKMPTKKRTKMSKSPPGRAAIRPAAGTAVKMEDVKKERVTLSTDGQVESPAEQAFIQRKQRIPKIFFGTRTHKQITQVVKEFRRTVYCNTPMGVLASRDHTCIHPQVSRSANKNEGCKTLNDRRLARQDPQQKGGCSYRWQGKEKLKTQGQIRSYGLDKGWDIEDLVSLGRRIRVCPYYGSRDLAEQAQIVFSPYNYLIDPRVRRSMKIPIDKNVIILDEAHNIEDCARESAGGSWSQEDFHLALNDCEKIGNRHPTMEREIDQLAQFCSYMMQWIGKHAPKMKSVGFDREVHVMTGTEFVANLSVDGYGPEPLAELKKIIDYIFSEQLESDYNDKEENEEPQLSAVTQALLEGFLMIVDLMLSGNHVRRDDYRAVVVRTVERKQKKGAGSSFFGKANIASQWTYALNLWCLNSAVVMHEIKESTRSIIVTSGTLSPMASYQSELDIDFKLTLEANHVIPAQRVWIGTISQGPKNSLLNGTFKVTGTFEYQDELGRLLLSVCQTIPHGVLCFLPSYSLLEKLVARWQDTGLWQHLSTLKTIVCESRDSRDFEETLKSFYSAIEDSENALSCNLNGSCELSDESPGKKKSDFPSGAVMLAVCRGKVSEGLDFTDNNARAVVCVGIPFPNFKDTQVELKRQYNDKLSATTPLLNGSEWYEIQAFRALNQALGRCIRHKADWGAILLVDDRFAKTPRYVNQLSKWVRSSIRHFNCFPPMLNSLKEFADNFVAEDAASLIASQQQLILSTQQESQSSTAMVVSSPYFDRSSAAAAVAVSSPQVVYVSEDEGNSLLSENDISVVEPSPVKINPRSHEMNATPVRPPYSKTAPVAALHPQEMKAAPVRHSLAGKKPFATLLGNSNKLSMSQRKLAAENGSHYFQFMDPTSGNSKFS
- the LOC116931252 gene encoding Fanconi anemia group J protein isoform X3; its protein translation is MYSGFKRRFKFIVLANETTIRRDASLKSSTDHLDPVRNIAENVRKFNEAVEASARANLKSVPIQSADATETQLGLPSSANWNTREPIKSESVYLADNSNVKEESVSDMSAFYSDDNSDDDFKMPTKKRTKMSKSPPGRAAIRPAAGTAVKMEDVKKERVTLSTDGQVESPAEQAFIQRKQRIPKIFFGTRTHKQITQVVKEFRRTVYCNTPMGVLASRDHTCIHPQVSRSANKNEGCKTLNDRRLARQDPQQKGGCSYRWQGKEKLKTQGQIRSYGLDKGWDIEDLVSLGRRIRVCPYYGSRDLAEQAQIVFSPYNYLIDPRVRRSMKIPIDKNVIILDEAHNIEDCARESAGGSWSQEDFHLALNDCEKIGNRHPTMEREIDQLAQFCSYMMQWIGKHAPKMKSVGFDREVHVMTGTEFVANLSVDGYGPEPLAELKKIIDYIFSEQLESDYNDKEENEEPQLSAVTQALLEGFLMIVDLMLSGNHVRRDDYRAVVVRTVERKQKKGAGSSFFGKANIASQWTYALNLWCLNSAVVMHEIKESTRSIIVTSGTLSPMASYQSELDIDFKLTLEANHVIPAQRVWIGTISQGPKNSLLNGTFKVTGTFEYQDELGRLLLSVCQTIPHGVLCFLPSYSLLEKLVARWQDTGLWQHLSTLKTIVCESRDSRDFEETLKSFYSAIEDSENALSCNLNGSCELSDESPGKKKSDFPSGAVMLAVCRGKVSEGLDFTDNNARAVVCVGIPFPNFKDTQVELKRQYNDKLSATTPLLNGSEWYEIQAFRALNQALGRCIRHKADWGAILLVDDRFAKTPRYVNQLSKWVRSSIRHFNCFPPMLNSLKEFADNFVAEDAASLIASQQQLILSTQQESQSSTAMVVSSPYFDRSSAAAAVAVSSPQVVYVSEDEGNSLLSENDISVVEPSPVKINPRSHEMNATPVRPPYSKTAPVAALHPQEMKAAPVRHSLAGKKPFATLLGNSNKLSMSQRKLAAENGSHYFQFMDPTSGNSKFS
- the LOC116931252 gene encoding Fanconi anemia group J protein isoform X4 codes for the protein MSAFYSDDNSDDDFKMPTKKRTKMSKSPPGRAAIRPAAGTAVKMEDVKKERVTLSTDGQVESPAEQAFIQRKQRIPKIFFGTRTHKQITQVVKEFRRTVYCNTPMGVLASRDHTCIHPQVSRSANKNEGCKTLNDRRLARQDPQQKGGCSYRWQGKEKLKTQGQIRSYGLDKGWDIEDLVSLGRRIRVCPYYGSRDLAEQAQIVFSPYNYLIDPRVRRSMKIPIDKNVIILDEAHNIEDCARESAGGSWSQEDFHLALNDCEKIGNRHPTMEREIDQLAQFCSYMMQWIGKHAPKMKSVGFDREVHVMTGTEFVANLSVDGYGPEPLAELKKIIDYIFSEQLESDYNDKEENEEPQLSAVTQALLEGFLMIVDLMLSGNHVRRDDYRAVVVRTVERKQKKGAGSSFFGKANIASQWTYALNLWCLNSAVVMHEIKESTRSIIVTSGTLSPMASYQSELDIDFKLTLEANHVIPAQRVWIGTISQGPKNSLLNGTFKVTGTFEYQDELGRLLLSVCQTIPHGVLCFLPSYSLLEKLVARWQDTGLWQHLSTLKTIVCESRDSRDFEETLKSFYSAIEDSENALSCNLNGSCELSDESPGKKKSDFPSGAVMLAVCRGKVSEGLDFTDNNARAVVCVGIPFPNFKDTQVELKRQYNDKLSATTPLLNGSEWYEIQAFRALNQALGRCIRHKADWGAILLVDDRFAKTPRYVNQLSKWVRSSIRHFNCFPPMLNSLKEFADNFVAEDAASLIASQQQLILSTQQESQSSTAMVVSSPYFDRSSAAAAVAVSSPQVVYVSEDEGNSLLSENDISVVEPSPVKINPRSHEMNATPVRPPYSKTAPVAALHPQEMKAAPVRHSLAGKKPFATLLGNSNKLSMSQRKLAAENGSHYFQFMDPTSGNSKFS